The Elusimicrobiota bacterium sequence TAACCTCAACACAAATCTTTTGTAGGCCCGATCCCGGGTTTTGGCTGTTAACATCTTGTTTTCATTTTTTTAACATACTGTTTCATTGTCAAAAACAGCGATCCCCTGTAAACAATACCGGGGGACCCAAATGGAACAAGTTAAGCCGGCCGCCAATGACGCGCCTGTTCGAAATATTGATATTTCAAAGATGTCCATTTCCCCGACCCTATTAAGGGTTATCCCGGCCGACATGATGGAACGGTTTCTAGCCATCCCCTTTGACCTCCAGGGCGAGCGGCTTTCGATTGCCATGCTGGACCCGCAGAATGTCAATGCCATCAAACAAATCCAAACACTGACCGGATTTGAACTCCAGATTCACAGCACGACCAAGGACGCCATCATCGCCGTTCTTCAAAAGAACGGCTTACTAAAGGGAAAAGTCCCCTTCTGCGAGCCCCTGAGATTACAGGCAACGGGAGATGAAAGTCCGATCATTAACGCGGTGGACAAACTGTTCGAACTGGCTGTCGCTCAACGCGCGAGCGATATTCATCTGGAGCCCCAGATCAACGGTCTTTTCGCCCGGTTCCGCATCGACGGCACCCTGCAGACCATTCACCAATTCCCCAAACAGGCGGTGAGCGCGATCATCTCCAGAATTAAAGTCATATCCGGTATGGATGTGGCGGAAAAACGCTTTCCTCAGGACGGACAGATTAACGCAAAAATTCTGGGCAAGGATATCGACATGCGGGTGTCCACCCTGCCCGGGAAATACGGGGAAAAAACCGTTATCCGGATGCTGGACAAATCCGGGGGGCTTCTGGAGTTTTCCATCCTGGGGATGGATCCGGTCACCCAAAGTCAATTTGAGATGATGATTGACCGGCCTCAGGGACTTCTGCTCGTCACAGGACCGACCGGCAGCGGGAAGACATCCACCTTGTACGCCCTCATTAATCGCCTGAAATCGCCTCTCAAGAACATCATCACGCTGGAAGACCCGATCGAATACGAACTGCTGGCGTCCTGCGGCAATGAAGCGGGGATTACCCAGGTTCAAGTCAACCCGAAAATCGACCTGACCTTTGCCGCGGCCTTGCGCGCCTCTCTACGGCAAGACCCGGACGTTATTATGGTCGGCGAAATTCGCGATCAGGAAACAGCCGAAGTCTCCATGAAAGCCGCCATGACAGGCCATATCGTCTTATCGACCCTGCACACGAACGATGCACCCTCCGCGGTAGGCCGTTTGCGGGACATCGGGGTTGAACCTTATCTGATCGCTTCGACGCTGCTGGGCGTCCTAGCCCAACGGCTCCTCAGGGTCCTGTGCGTTCACTGCAAAGAACCGTACGATGTCCCGGGTCGAGCCATGAAACATCTGTTTCCTCATCACCCGGAGGACCAAAAGCTGACACTATACCGTCCGAAAGGGTGCGAACATTGCCACGGGACCGGCTACTGGGGCCGCAAAGGCATTTTCGAACTGCTGGTCCTCAACGATACCCTTCGCGCCCAAATCCATGAAAATGTCAGCAACGACATACTGAAAAAAACAGCTGTGTCCCAGGGGCTCCGGAGTCTGCGGGAAAGCGGGCTTGAATTCGTCCGCCAGGGGCTCACCACCGTAGAAGAAGTCTTCCGCCACACGGTGGAGTAAACATCTCTTAACGCTTCCACTTGCCGGTTGAAATTGCCCCCATTCGAGGCTAGACTTCGGACAGCGCCTTATGGGAAATTCTCGATTTCTTGAAATGGCTGTCAAACACCTGCCCGGAGGGCTTATCCTGGTGGATCTTCAGGGCCGGCTGCAGGCCATTAATGAAACCGCTGAATCGCTTTTAAGCCTCCCCGGCCCCGTTCTTCCCGGAACCCCGCTGGAACTGGCGCTGGCCGGGCATCCCAAAATTGTGAAAGTTCTCAAAATCGCCTGCGCCAATCTGATTGGGACCAACCGCCAGGAATTGACCACCACCCGGCCGGACGGCGAAAAGATGGTGCTGGGCTACGGGACCTTAATCCTGAAAGATGAACAGGAAACTCCGATCGGCGTCGGGATGACCTTTCAGGACATCACCCGGATGATCCCGTTGATGGATTCCCACCGGTTCCTCGATATCGCCCTCAAGAACCTCCCCGGCGGATTGATTTTTGTGGATTTGCACGGGAAAGTCCGGGGCATTAACCAGATGGCGCAGCGGATTCTGGGCCTGGCCGAGGAGATCGAACCGGGAACAGAGTGCCACAAGGCGTTTTCCCATTACCCCCCGATTTATAAAGTCCTGCTCTCCACCTGCGAGAGCCTCACCGCCGCGAACCGGCAGGAACTGACCACGCACAGACCGAACGGCGAGAAGGTTACGGTCGGTTACGGCACCCTGATCCTGAGAAATCCCCAGGGCCAGCCTGTGGGCATCGGGATGACCTTCCAGGACATTACCCGTTTTATCCCGCTGCCTTTGCAAGCGGAATTCGTGCGTCTAGTGGACCGGTTTTTCACCCCTTTTGCCGCCACGATGGTTATCGCCTCCATGGCGCTTGGCTATGCCGAGAAAAAAACGGAATATATCGCATTGGCTCTGATCAGTTTTCTGGTCGTTTTCAATGAGGTGTCCGCCTATTTGGCAAAGAAACGCAGCGAGTGGACGCGCGTGATCAGCACCACTCGCCTGATCACGAATTTTCTGTCGAATATCGTCCTGGTGTACATGCTCGGAACGTTCTGGGGCCCCATGTGGCTGTTATTCGTCCTGACCCCGGTCGCCACCGCGCTCCACGCGGAATGGAAAAAGACACTGATCACGTCCCTGGTCGCTGCCGGCGCGCTCCTCGGCATTTACTGGTCCAGAGGATTGGAGGGTTCCGTGGGTTGGGGGCAGGCCTCGATCCATGCCGCTTTCATCGTATTTATCAGCCTCTTTGTGAACTCCATCGCCCGGATGGTCATGCAAATTAAAAGCGCCGGTCCTGTTTCAAAACCAGCCACCGGGGCCATTCAGCTCTCCGCCACTTCCCAGACAGACCCCCACTCCAACAAACTTGCCGCCTAAGGGCCTAGGGGACGTAGTTGCTTTGTTGCCTAAACAATCCGCAGGACGTGGGTCTTAAACAATCGACTCGAAAAAGCAACAAAGCAACTACGTCCCCTACCGCCCTGCCGCTTAATTACTTTTTGTACAATGCCAACGACCACCATATAAGGAGGGTTTGTCATGGCTTTTTCGCTTATCCCGAAGGATGAAAAGTTTTTCGATTTATTGGAAGAGGCGGCCGACAACATTCAAAAGGCAGCGGTGACGTTCCGCGAGCTGCTCCAGAACTGGTCGCTGACCAGCGACAAGTTTCAGAAAATGCGCGACCTTGAACACGAGGGGGACCGCATGACGCATGAAATTATCGACAAACTCAACCGGACCTTTATCACGCCGCTGGACCGGGAAGACATCCACGCCCTGGCCAGCGAGATCGACGACGTTATTGACGTCCTGCAGGCCACCACCGACCGGATGCAGCTCTACCGCATCGAATCCTCCAGCCCGCATCTAACGAAAATGGCCGAGGTTATTGTGAGTGCCACGGAAGTCATCGGCAAAGCCATTAAGAGTCTTCGGGATCTATCGCACACGCGACGAACGCTGGATTTCTGTATCGAAGTCAACCGGCTGGAGAACGAAGGTGACACCATCCTGAAAACAGCGATCGGCGAGCTTTTTGCCAATCGCCGGGATGTGCTGGATGTTCTCAAATGGAAAGAAATTTACGAGCAGACGGAGTTTGCAACGGACAAATGCGAAGATATTGCCAACGTCATCGAAGGCATTATCGTCAAAAACGCTTAACAGAACTCTTACACCCTATGCACTTATCCTCCCTCTATGCCATTGTAGCGATTATCGCCATCGCGCTCATATTCGATTTCATCAACGGCTTTCACGACTCCGCCAACTCCATCGCCACCGTGGTCTCGACCCGCGTCCTTTCACCGCGGCTGGCTGTCATGTGGGCCGCTTTCTTTAACTTTGCCGCCGCCTTCGGCTTCGGCGTGAAAGTGGCTACCACTATTGGCAAAGGCGTTATTCATCCGGGGGTTGTTGATCCCACCGTCATTCTTGCGGGGCTCCTGGGGGCTATTCTCTGGGACCTTCTCACGTGGTATTACGGTCTTCCGACAAGCTCCTCGCACGCCTTGATCGGTGGGTTTGCAGGAGCCGCTGTGATTAAGGCCGGGTGGGATGCCATCATCGCCAGCGGCTTTCTAAAAATTGCGGCGTTTATTGTCATCTCGCCAGTCGTCGGCCTGGCGATTGGATTTTTCATGATGGTGATCGTGCTGAATGTTTTCAAGCGTTTCACCCCGGATCGGGTGGACCGCTTTTTCCGGGTGGGCCAGCTCTTTTCCGCCGCCGCCTACAGCCTGGGGCACGGAACCAATGACGCGCAAAAAACCATGGGGTTAATCTATATTCTCCTCATCACCTGTGGCCGCCTGCCGGCGAGCGCTTCCGTGCCGGTATGGGTCATTCTCACCTGCCATGCGGCCATCGCACTGGGCACGCTTTTCGGCGGCTGGCGCATCGTTAAGACCATGGGACAAAAGATAGCCAAACTCAAACCCGTGGGTGGGTTTTGCGCTGAGATGGGCGGAGCCACCATGCTGCTGGCAACAGCGGCAGCCGGCATCCCGGTCAGCACCACGCACACCATTACCGGCGCCATCATGGGAGTGGGAGCGACGCAGCGCCTGTCCGCGGTCCGCTGGGGGATAGCCACCAAAATTATCTGGGCGTGGCTTTTGACTATTCCGGCAGCGGCATTTGTAGCCGCGATCAGTTACAAAATTCTGATGCTCTTTGCCTGACCTGACAAAAACAAATCGTCATTCCCCGCGGTCTCTGGCGGGGGATCTAAGCAGACCGTCACACGGCATGATGGATCCCCTGCCAGCAACCGCAGGGGATGACGCAAGGAAAAAGTGCCCATGTCCAAACGGATCCTGATCGTTGAAGACGAAAAAGACATCGCCAAACTCCTCCGCTACAACCTGGAAAAAGAAGGATACGAAACATTCCCCGCCGCCGACGGTGAAACCGGGTTGTCCCTCGCACGCAAAGAGAAGCCGGACCTAATCATTCTGGATCTGATGCTTCCCAAAATGGACGGCATTGAGGTGTGCCGCATTCTCCGCCAGGAATCCCGCGTCCCCATCATCATGCTAACCGCCAAGAAAGAAGAACTCGACCGGGTTCTGGGCCTGGAGATCGGCGCGGATGATTACATCACCAAACCGTTCAGTGTGCGGGAACTGTTGGCCCGCGTCAAAGCGATCCTGCGCCGCGCCCAAACAACCGATTCCCCGGAGAACGCCGTGCAGGTGGGTTCGCTGGTCATTGATTTCACACGCTACACCATCACGCTGAAAGGGAAGCCTGTACAGCTCAGTACGAAAGAATTCGAATTCCTTAAAATTCTGGTCGAAGCCAACGGGAAAGTCCTTTCCAGGGACCAGCTTCTAGAGCGGGTCTGGGGATATGACCGTTCCTTTGACATTGATACGCGGACCATTGATCAGCACATCGCGCGACTCAGGGACAAACTGGGCTCTGAAGCCGGGAGAATTATCACGGTGAAAAATATCGGATACCGCTTCAGCAGGTAATGAACCTTTCTTACACAAAAAAACTGACTCTGAGTTATCTCTTCGTTGTGGTGGTCACGTTAGTGTTCACCGCGGCCTTCCTGACGCACCGGCTCCAGAAAACCTTCCTAAAACAACTGGAGCAATCCCTCGCCGCCCAGGCGACCCTTATCGCGAAACCACTCCCCTCCCTGGAAACAATTTCCAAACCAGTCGATCATTTCCAACCGTCCATCCAACAATTAGGCCATCAGATGCAGATGCGCATCACTCTGATCCGCAAAGACGGACAGGTGATCGCCGATTCCGAGCGAACGCGGAAAGAGTTGCCACAGATGGACAATCACCTGTCCCGACCGGAAGTCCGCACCGCCATGGTTTCAGGGATCGGTGAGTCCATGCGCTACAGCGCCACTCTGCATGAAGACATGCTCTATGTAGCGGTCCCGATTGGGCCAACGGCAACCCCTTCAGGGGTTTTGAGGGTGGCGCTCCCACTCACAGAAGTGCACCATCGCGTTCAACAGATTCAGAAGGATATTCTTGTGGCCGGTGTTGCGGCCCTAGCCGCCGCCTGGCTCGTGGCGCTTGTTTCCGTCCGGCGGATCAGCCGGCCGCTGAGGCAACTGATCGAGGTGGCGAAGGCCATCGGACGCGGTCATTATTAGCCCCTGTTTTTGTCGCCTCG is a genomic window containing:
- a CDS encoding inorganic phosphate transporter; the encoded protein is MHLSSLYAIVAIIAIALIFDFINGFHDSANSIATVVSTRVLSPRLAVMWAAFFNFAAAFGFGVKVATTIGKGVIHPGVVDPTVILAGLLGAILWDLLTWYYGLPTSSSHALIGGFAGAAVIKAGWDAIIASGFLKIAAFIVISPVVGLAIGFFMMVIVLNVFKRFTPDRVDRFFRVGQLFSAAAYSLGHGTNDAQKTMGLIYILLITCGRLPASASVPVWVILTCHAAIALGTLFGGWRIVKTMGQKIAKLKPVGGFCAEMGGATMLLATAAAGIPVSTTHTITGAIMGVGATQRLSAVRWGIATKIIWAWLLTIPAAAFVAAISYKILMLFA
- a CDS encoding response regulator transcription factor, with amino-acid sequence MSKRILIVEDEKDIAKLLRYNLEKEGYETFPAADGETGLSLARKEKPDLIILDLMLPKMDGIEVCRILRQESRVPIIMLTAKKEELDRVLGLEIGADDYITKPFSVRELLARVKAILRRAQTTDSPENAVQVGSLVIDFTRYTITLKGKPVQLSTKEFEFLKILVEANGKVLSRDQLLERVWGYDRSFDIDTRTIDQHIARLRDKLGSEAGRIITVKNIGYRFSR
- a CDS encoding PAS domain-containing protein, translated to MGNSRFLEMAVKHLPGGLILVDLQGRLQAINETAESLLSLPGPVLPGTPLELALAGHPKIVKVLKIACANLIGTNRQELTTTRPDGEKMVLGYGTLILKDEQETPIGVGMTFQDITRMIPLMDSHRFLDIALKNLPGGLIFVDLHGKVRGINQMAQRILGLAEEIEPGTECHKAFSHYPPIYKVLLSTCESLTAANRQELTTHRPNGEKVTVGYGTLILRNPQGQPVGIGMTFQDITRFIPLPLQAEFVRLVDRFFTPFAATMVIASMALGYAEKKTEYIALALISFLVVFNEVSAYLAKKRSEWTRVISTTRLITNFLSNIVLVYMLGTFWGPMWLLFVLTPVATALHAEWKKTLITSLVAAGALLGIYWSRGLEGSVGWGQASIHAAFIVFISLFVNSIARMVMQIKSAGPVSKPATGAIQLSATSQTDPHSNKLAA
- a CDS encoding GspE/PulE family protein; amino-acid sequence: MEQVKPAANDAPVRNIDISKMSISPTLLRVIPADMMERFLAIPFDLQGERLSIAMLDPQNVNAIKQIQTLTGFELQIHSTTKDAIIAVLQKNGLLKGKVPFCEPLRLQATGDESPIINAVDKLFELAVAQRASDIHLEPQINGLFARFRIDGTLQTIHQFPKQAVSAIISRIKVISGMDVAEKRFPQDGQINAKILGKDIDMRVSTLPGKYGEKTVIRMLDKSGGLLEFSILGMDPVTQSQFEMMIDRPQGLLLVTGPTGSGKTSTLYALINRLKSPLKNIITLEDPIEYELLASCGNEAGITQVQVNPKIDLTFAAALRASLRQDPDVIMVGEIRDQETAEVSMKAAMTGHIVLSTLHTNDAPSAVGRLRDIGVEPYLIASTLLGVLAQRLLRVLCVHCKEPYDVPGRAMKHLFPHHPEDQKLTLYRPKGCEHCHGTGYWGRKGIFELLVLNDTLRAQIHENVSNDILKKTAVSQGLRSLRESGLEFVRQGLTTVEEVFRHTVE
- a CDS encoding DUF47 domain-containing protein; this translates as MAFSLIPKDEKFFDLLEEAADNIQKAAVTFRELLQNWSLTSDKFQKMRDLEHEGDRMTHEIIDKLNRTFITPLDREDIHALASEIDDVIDVLQATTDRMQLYRIESSSPHLTKMAEVIVSATEVIGKAIKSLRDLSHTRRTLDFCIEVNRLENEGDTILKTAIGELFANRRDVLDVLKWKEIYEQTEFATDKCEDIANVIEGIIVKNA